One part of the Flavobacterium johnsoniae UW101 genome encodes these proteins:
- a CDS encoding FMN-binding glutamate synthase family protein, translated as MRKKFFIYGFLLFLIVAAIYYYTGRGYLLVFIIPLLLIIGAYNASQKKHAILRNFPVLGYFRYLFEMIAPEIQQYFIERSTDGKPFSRNQRSLVYQRAKNIDSSTPFGTQQNLNTESYEGIKHSIFPAKVNEELPRVLVGGKDCKQPYSASLFNVSAMSFGSLSEHAVRAINIGAKKGNFYQNTGEGGLTDFHLEGGGDITWQIGTGYFGCRDAEGNFSPEKFSEKANLPNVKMIEIKLSQGAKPGHGGVLPAAKNTEQIAKIRGVVPHTMILSPPGHTAFSDTKGLIQFIKQLRELSNGKPIGFKLCIGNTAEFEAICHEMIAEDTYPDFITIDGAEGGTGAAPLEFADGVGMPFEPALIFVNKTLIGLNIRDKMRIIGSGKIISGYSILHAVALGADMCNSARGFMFSLGCIQALRCHNNECPTGVATQNKMLMKGLVVTDKSDRVYHFHKNTLHSANELLAAAGKTSFADVDINIFMRGDEFTNLSELYFPDNLTNVTKRN; from the coding sequence ATGAGAAAGAAATTCTTTATTTACGGATTCTTATTGTTTCTAATTGTTGCTGCAATTTATTATTACACCGGACGAGGTTACTTACTCGTTTTTATTATCCCTCTTTTATTGATTATTGGAGCTTATAATGCTTCTCAAAAAAAACATGCTATTTTAAGGAACTTCCCGGTCTTGGGTTATTTTAGATATTTATTTGAAATGATTGCGCCCGAAATTCAGCAGTATTTTATTGAAAGATCTACTGATGGAAAACCTTTTTCAAGAAACCAGCGTTCTTTAGTGTATCAAAGAGCAAAAAATATTGACTCAAGTACACCTTTTGGAACACAGCAAAACTTAAATACTGAAAGCTACGAAGGAATAAAACATTCTATTTTCCCTGCAAAAGTAAATGAAGAACTTCCGAGAGTTTTAGTTGGAGGAAAAGATTGTAAACAGCCTTATTCTGCTTCTTTGTTTAATGTTTCGGCTATGAGTTTTGGTTCTTTGAGTGAACATGCAGTACGAGCCATTAATATTGGTGCCAAAAAAGGAAATTTTTACCAAAACACAGGCGAAGGAGGTTTAACTGATTTTCATCTTGAAGGCGGCGGTGATATTACCTGGCAGATTGGAACGGGTTATTTTGGATGCCGTGATGCTGAAGGAAATTTCAGCCCTGAAAAATTCTCAGAAAAGGCAAATCTTCCAAATGTAAAAATGATCGAAATTAAGCTTTCGCAAGGTGCAAAACCAGGTCACGGAGGTGTACTTCCGGCTGCAAAGAATACTGAACAGATTGCTAAAATTAGAGGAGTTGTACCGCATACCATGATTCTTTCTCCTCCCGGACACACTGCTTTTTCTGATACAAAAGGATTAATTCAGTTTATTAAACAATTACGCGAATTATCGAATGGAAAACCAATAGGTTTTAAATTATGTATTGGAAATACTGCTGAGTTTGAAGCTATCTGCCATGAAATGATCGCCGAAGATACTTATCCTGATTTTATTACAATTGATGGTGCTGAAGGCGGAACCGGAGCTGCTCCGTTAGAATTTGCAGACGGTGTTGGAATGCCGTTTGAACCGGCTTTAATTTTCGTCAACAAAACATTAATCGGATTAAATATTCGTGATAAAATGCGCATTATAGGAAGCGGGAAAATTATTTCCGGATATTCCATTCTTCATGCTGTTGCTTTGGGTGCAGATATGTGTAACAGTGCGAGAGGTTTTATGTTCTCTTTAGGTTGCATTCAGGCTTTACGCTGTCATAATAACGAATGTCCGACTGGAGTTGCCACTCAAAACAAAATGCTGATGAAAGGTTTGGTTGTAACCGATAAATCAGATCGAGTGTATCATTTCCATAAAAACACACTTCATTCTGCAAAT
- a CDS encoding NYN domain-containing protein has translation MPLSNSKDLKLAVLIDADNVPYSNVKGMMEEIAKFGTPTTKRIYADWTKPNANGWKAVLLEHAITPIQQYSYTVGKNSSDSALIIDAMDLLYSGKLDGFCIVSSDSDFTRLAVRLRESGMKVIGIGEKKTPSSFIVACDRFIYIEVLDGAIQKKKPKVNTADTKKPVEKPAEKALHKVDKQTIELIEATIEDIEDDDGWAFLGDVGNLIVKKKPEFDPRNYGYSKLTPMLKSLTDILEIDERESDKKGIKHVYVRLRFN, from the coding sequence ATGCCTTTAAGCAACTCAAAAGATTTAAAACTGGCAGTCCTGATTGATGCCGATAATGTGCCATACAGTAATGTGAAAGGTATGATGGAGGAAATTGCAAAATTTGGAACACCAACTACCAAAAGGATTTATGCAGACTGGACAAAGCCGAATGCAAATGGCTGGAAAGCCGTTTTACTAGAACATGCTATTACCCCCATACAGCAATATAGTTACACGGTTGGAAAAAATTCATCAGATTCTGCGTTGATTATTGATGCTATGGATTTGCTGTATTCCGGGAAATTAGATGGTTTCTGCATCGTTTCCAGCGACAGCGATTTTACCCGATTAGCGGTTCGATTAAGAGAATCCGGCATGAAAGTAATTGGTATTGGCGAAAAGAAAACCCCAAGTTCTTTTATCGTAGCCTGCGACCGTTTTATTTATATTGAGGTTTTGGATGGCGCAATTCAGAAGAAAAAACCAAAAGTAAACACAGCCGACACCAAAAAACCTGTGGAAAAACCTGCTGAAAAAGCACTTCATAAAGTAGATAAACAAACCATTGAACTTATTGAAGCTACAATTGAAGATATTGAAGATGATGACGGCTGGGCATTTCTAGGTGATGTCGGGAATCTGATTGTAAAGAAAAAACCAGAATTTGACCCAAGAAATTATGGTTATTCTAAGCTTACGCCAATGCTGAAATCATTGACGGATATTTTGGAAATCGACGAAAGAGAATCGGATAAAAAAGGCATAAAACACGTTTATGTGCGTTTACGATTCAACTAA
- a CDS encoding RrF2 family transcriptional regulator, translated as MFSKACEYGIRASIFIATKSSKGIRVGIKDVAKEIDSPEPFTAKIMQILTKNGIIHSAKGVGGGFEVSKEALKSIKLIQIVDAIDGDKIYRGCGIGLKECSEEHPCPVHFEFKKIRGLLLQMLSTTTLEQLALGVKSGDFFLKTVNTND; from the coding sequence ATGTTTTCAAAAGCGTGTGAGTACGGAATCAGAGCTTCTATTTTTATTGCTACCAAATCTTCAAAAGGGATTCGGGTGGGAATAAAAGATGTTGCCAAAGAAATTGATTCGCCGGAACCATTTACTGCCAAGATTATGCAGATTTTAACCAAAAACGGCATTATTCATTCAGCTAAAGGAGTAGGAGGCGGTTTTGAAGTTTCAAAGGAAGCATTAAAGTCAATAAAACTAATTCAGATTGTTGATGCAATCGACGGTGATAAAATTTACAGAGGATGCGGTATTGGTTTAAAAGAATGTTCAGAAGAACATCCATGTCCTGTGCATTTTGAATTTAAAAAAATAAGAGGTCTTCTTTTACAAATGCTTTCAACAACAACTTTAGAACAGCTTGCTTTGGGAGTAAAATCAGGAGACTTTTTTCTAAAAACAGTAAATACAAACGATTAA
- a CDS encoding plastocyanin/azurin family copper-binding protein produces MNTKTKISLLILMGFLTITSCGKKETAPVEEQTETSTEGEQAPTAAPAEENVLVIEGNDQMQFNKNELKAVAGKPIKLTLKHVGKIPKEAMGHNLIILQEGTDQSAFALKANDAKATDYIPESEKASIIAHTKLLGGGEEDTIEFTIDKKGSYPFICSFPGHVAMMKGVLIVE; encoded by the coding sequence ATGAATACAAAAACCAAAATTTCACTATTGATCCTAATGGGATTTTTAACTATAACTTCTTGCGGTAAAAAAGAAACAGCTCCGGTTGAAGAACAAACAGAAACTTCTACAGAAGGCGAACAAGCTCCAACAGCTGCGCCAGCTGAAGAAAATGTATTGGTTATTGAAGGAAACGACCAAATGCAGTTTAATAAAAATGAATTAAAAGCAGTTGCAGGAAAACCAATTAAATTGACTTTAAAACACGTTGGTAAAATTCCAAAAGAAGCAATGGGCCACAATTTAATAATTCTTCAGGAAGGAACAGACCAGAGTGCATTTGCTTTAAAAGCCAATGATGCGAAAGCGACTGATTATATTCCTGAATCTGAAAAAGCTTCTATCATTGCACATACTAAATTATTAGGCGGCGGAGAAGAAGATACAATCGAATTTACAATTGATAAAAAAGGATCATATCCGTTTATCTGTTCTTTTCCTGGCCACGTGGCTATGATGAAAGGTGTATTAATTGTTGAGTAA